One part of the Melioribacteraceae bacterium genome encodes these proteins:
- the serS gene encoding serine--tRNA ligase, which produces MLDVKFIRENPDLVRQGLANKNARDIVSEIIKLDEQRRSLIARTEDLKAKKNQVSAQIPKFKKEGKDTSEIFAEMKLVGDEIALLDTQLRDIENEIDDILRNTPNLAHSSVPVGKSAEDNVEVRQWLPEGFSFKNDFKVLDHVELGKKLQLLDFERGTKISGSGFPLYTGKGATLERALINFMLDYHLHHHGYSEIFPPVLVNRESMKGTGQIPKMEEDMYFIEKDGLYPIPTAEVPITNIHRDEILTEKELPVKYVGYSPCFRREAGSYGKESKGFLRVHQFNKVEMVKFAKPENSYDELESMVNDAEDILKALNVPYRILMLCTGDLSFSAAKCYDIETWSPAENKWLEASSCSNFEAFQARRANIRFRREETKKPEFIHTLNGSGLATSRLMVSLLENNQTPEGKVIVPKVLQKYTGFEIIG; this is translated from the coding sequence ATGCTTGATGTAAAATTTATTCGTGAAAATCCGGATCTTGTACGGCAGGGTCTGGCAAATAAAAATGCCAGGGATATTGTTAGTGAAATAATTAAACTCGACGAGCAGAGAAGATCGCTGATTGCCAGGACGGAGGATCTTAAAGCAAAAAAGAATCAGGTCTCCGCACAGATACCAAAATTTAAAAAAGAAGGAAAAGACACATCTGAAATTTTTGCAGAAATGAAATTGGTTGGCGATGAGATTGCACTGCTCGACACCCAATTACGCGATATTGAAAATGAGATTGATGATATTCTCCGAAATACTCCTAATCTGGCTCATTCCTCAGTACCCGTTGGCAAATCTGCCGAAGATAACGTGGAAGTGCGTCAATGGCTTCCTGAAGGTTTTTCATTCAAAAATGATTTTAAAGTTCTTGACCATGTTGAACTCGGGAAAAAATTACAGCTCCTCGATTTTGAAAGGGGCACTAAAATTAGCGGATCCGGATTTCCGCTTTACACAGGTAAAGGAGCTACACTTGAACGTGCGCTTATCAATTTTATGCTCGATTATCATCTCCATCATCACGGATACAGCGAGATTTTTCCTCCTGTACTTGTTAACAGGGAATCGATGAAAGGAACCGGCCAGATTCCTAAAATGGAAGAGGATATGTACTTCATAGAGAAGGACGGATTATATCCGATCCCCACCGCTGAAGTCCCGATTACAAATATTCACCGGGATGAAATTCTTACTGAAAAGGAACTGCCCGTTAAATATGTCGGCTATTCTCCATGTTTCCGTAGGGAAGCTGGATCCTACGGAAAGGAATCGAAAGGATTTTTACGCGTGCATCAGTTTAATAAAGTAGAGATGGTTAAATTTGCAAAACCGGAAAACTCTTATGATGAACTCGAATCGATGGTAAATGATGCAGAGGATATTCTCAAAGCGCTGAATGTACCGTACAGAATTCTTATGTTGTGCACAGGCGACCTGAGCTTTTCTGCGGCTAAATGTTACGACATTGAGACGTGGTCTCCTGCCGAGAACAAATGGCTTGAAGCTTCTTCATGCAGCAACTTCGAAGCATTTCAGGCACGAAGAGCGAACATCCGGTTTAGAAGAGAGGAAACAAAAAAACCGGAATTTATTCATACTCTTAACGGATCGGGTCTTGCAACAAGCAGGTTGATGGTTTCTCTGCTGGAGAATAATCAAACTCCGGAAGGTAAAGTGATCGTTCCAAAAGTTCTACAGAAATATACAGGTTTCGAAATTATCGGTTGA
- a CDS encoding ABC transporter ATP-binding protein produces the protein MLGIVFILFSNFGQVYIPQLVKQGINVIDSGVDDGSVLKFVILIVITSLIAGIFRFLIRQTIIVTSWKIANDLRYDFWGHLQKLPLRFYQNNSTGNIMSHATNDINAVRSFVGPSVMYTIDNGTKFLLVFIIMVSMNPLLTLYALLPSPFMSLVVYLVMSRVHAKYTRIQEKFADLTARAQENFSGIRVVKSYIREEYEIDNYKKESDEYLNRKMDLVKLQAMFIPVFSIIAGLSFIIVLWAGGSQMIEGNFTIGELVAFYAYLGMLIWPMISFGWVATMIQQAEASMKRLMKIFNEPYEIDDSPKTDNAIADIKGEIEFKNVSFRYGGNLPLVLDGISFKIEQGRTVAFIGQTGTGKTSLVNLIPRFYDATDGEIFIDGIDIKRIPLETIRRRIGMVPQENFLFSDTLGNNVVYGLDKSDPERIRIASEIAQLSKDVENFPKGFETILGERGITLSGGQKQRSSLARALAIDPKILILDDSLSAVDTNTEEEILKRLKVFMKNRTSIIISHRISTVKDSDKILVLHNGKIAEEGTHEELVALKGIYADLHRRQLLEEELSVME, from the coding sequence ATGCTCGGGATAGTTTTTATCCTCTTCTCAAATTTTGGACAGGTCTACATTCCTCAGCTGGTTAAGCAGGGAATTAATGTAATCGATTCAGGAGTAGACGACGGCTCTGTCCTGAAATTTGTAATTCTGATAGTAATCACATCTCTTATTGCCGGAATTTTCAGATTTCTGATACGTCAAACCATAATCGTAACTTCCTGGAAAATAGCGAACGACCTCCGTTACGATTTCTGGGGTCACCTTCAAAAACTTCCGTTAAGATTCTATCAGAATAATTCCACCGGCAATATTATGTCCCATGCTACTAACGATATTAATGCGGTTAGAAGTTTTGTCGGGCCGTCGGTGATGTATACAATCGATAACGGTACAAAATTTCTGCTCGTATTTATAATAATGGTTTCGATGAATCCGCTCCTAACTCTCTATGCGCTGCTTCCATCTCCTTTCATGTCCCTTGTTGTTTATCTTGTTATGAGCCGTGTCCATGCAAAGTATACCAGGATTCAGGAGAAATTTGCCGATCTGACGGCGCGCGCCCAGGAGAATTTTTCTGGAATAAGGGTTGTCAAATCATATATCCGGGAGGAATATGAAATTGATAATTATAAGAAAGAAAGCGATGAATATCTGAACCGTAAGATGGATCTCGTGAAGCTGCAGGCAATGTTTATCCCTGTCTTCTCAATCATTGCAGGACTTTCGTTCATAATTGTTTTGTGGGCAGGCGGCTCACAAATGATAGAAGGTAATTTTACAATCGGCGAGCTGGTTGCTTTTTATGCCTACCTCGGAATGCTTATCTGGCCTATGATCTCTTTCGGTTGGGTTGCAACTATGATTCAGCAGGCCGAGGCCAGTATGAAGCGCCTAATGAAAATTTTTAATGAACCTTATGAAATTGACGATTCTCCCAAAACAGATAATGCCATAGCCGATATAAAAGGGGAAATCGAGTTTAAAAATGTTTCCTTCAGGTATGGCGGCAATCTTCCCCTGGTTCTCGATGGTATCAGTTTCAAAATTGAACAGGGCCGCACTGTTGCTTTTATCGGCCAGACGGGTACCGGAAAGACTTCTCTTGTAAATCTGATTCCGCGATTCTATGATGCTACAGACGGGGAAATATTTATCGACGGAATAGATATTAAAAGAATACCTCTGGAAACGATTAGAAGAAGAATCGGAATGGTTCCCCAGGAGAATTTCCTTTTTTCGGATACTCTCGGAAATAATGTTGTTTACGGACTCGATAAATCCGATCCGGAAAGAATCCGGATCGCTTCAGAAATTGCTCAGTTGTCCAAGGATGTGGAGAATTTCCCGAAAGGATTCGAAACAATTCTTGGTGAACGCGGAATTACTCTTTCAGGAGGACAGAAGCAAAGATCTTCCCTTGCACGTGCGCTTGCAATCGATCCTAAAATTCTGATACTCGACGACTCCCTCTCCGCCGTTGATACGAATACTGAGGAGGAGATACTTAAAAGACTGAAAGTATTTATGAAAAACAGAACCAGCATCATTATCAGTCATAGAATCTCTACCGTTAAAGACTCGGATAAAATACTCGTTCTTCACAACGGTAAAATAGCAGAAGAGGGAACACATGAAGAACTCGTAGCGCTTAAAGGGATCTATGCCGATCTTCACAGAAGGCAATTACTCGAAGAAGAACTTTCGGTTATGGAATAA
- a CDS encoding ABC transporter ATP-binding protein has translation MAEQREDEILGKAYDSKLMKRLLVYIKPYKHYVIAAIIFNILVAALGPLRPYLSKVAIDDYILNKDYNGLLLIVGILFLSLVIQAVVQYFLTYFTELMGQKIIYDIRVQLFSHVQRLALKYFDKTPIGRTVTRVTNDVDALNEMFSSGVVTVFSDVFMIVFIFIFMFSMSWQLTLITLAVIPFLFYATFLFRKKVREEYRNVRTHLARLNSYMQEHVTGMNVVQMFAKEKQELENFESINNDFKKANIKSVFYYAIFFPFVELLSAVSISLVIWFASGEIIQGVLTFGILTAFIQYIEMFWRPVRDLSEKYDILQRAMAASERIFKLLDDKTIIKNPDTPVLLQKIRGEIEFKNVWFAYNPDEYVLRNLSFKINPGETVAIVGATGAGKTSIVNILTRFYDIEKGTITLDGIDIRNLNKKDLRKYISMVLQDVFLFSGTIKSNISLGNPEIPDEKIIESAKTVGADKFISKLPNNYEEEMKEKGATLSVGQKQLISFARALAYNPQILILDEATSSVDTETEQLIQNAIEKLLIGRTSIVIAHRLSTIQNADKILVMHKGELKETGTHQELLAKRGIYYRLYELQYKDQEITKTA, from the coding sequence ATGGCAGAACAACGCGAAGACGAAATATTAGGTAAAGCATACGACTCTAAGCTTATGAAGCGGCTCCTTGTTTATATTAAGCCGTATAAGCACTATGTAATTGCAGCAATAATTTTCAATATACTTGTTGCGGCGCTTGGTCCCCTCCGTCCTTACCTTAGTAAGGTAGCAATTGACGACTATATACTCAATAAAGACTACAACGGTCTTCTTCTTATCGTAGGCATTTTATTTCTATCACTTGTCATTCAGGCAGTCGTTCAATACTTCCTTACCTATTTTACCGAATTAATGGGTCAGAAGATTATTTATGATATACGGGTTCAGCTCTTTTCACACGTTCAGAGACTAGCATTAAAATATTTCGATAAAACTCCTATCGGCAGAACTGTTACCCGTGTTACCAACGATGTAGACGCATTGAATGAAATGTTCTCCTCCGGTGTGGTAACGGTTTTCAGCGACGTGTTCATGATTGTGTTCATTTTCATCTTTATGTTCAGTATGTCCTGGCAGCTTACTCTAATAACACTCGCTGTAATTCCTTTCCTGTTTTACGCGACTTTTCTTTTCAGAAAGAAGGTAAGGGAGGAATACAGGAATGTCAGAACTCATCTTGCCCGGCTTAATTCATATATGCAGGAACATGTAACGGGCATGAACGTAGTACAGATGTTCGCTAAGGAAAAGCAGGAACTGGAAAATTTTGAATCGATCAATAACGATTTCAAAAAAGCCAATATTAAATCTGTTTTTTATTATGCCATCTTTTTCCCGTTTGTTGAATTGCTAAGTGCTGTCTCAATCTCACTGGTAATCTGGTTTGCAAGCGGCGAAATAATTCAGGGTGTTCTTACTTTCGGTATACTGACGGCTTTTATTCAGTATATAGAAATGTTCTGGCGGCCTGTACGCGACCTTTCCGAAAAGTATGATATCCTTCAAAGGGCAATGGCCGCGTCCGAAAGAATTTTCAAACTGCTGGATGACAAAACTATTATAAAAAATCCCGACACACCTGTTCTGCTTCAGAAAATCAGAGGGGAAATTGAATTTAAAAATGTCTGGTTCGCTTATAATCCGGATGAGTATGTTTTAAGGAATCTATCATTTAAAATTAATCCGGGAGAAACTGTTGCAATAGTTGGAGCTACCGGTGCTGGAAAGACAAGTATAGTAAATATCCTAACCCGATTTTATGATATTGAAAAGGGAACCATCACGCTCGACGGAATCGATATAAGAAACCTGAATAAGAAAGACCTCCGTAAGTATATTTCCATGGTACTGCAGGATGTTTTTCTATTCAGCGGAACTATTAAGTCGAATATCAGCCTCGGTAACCCGGAGATTCCGGACGAAAAAATTATTGAATCGGCAAAAACTGTTGGAGCAGATAAATTCATTTCCAAGCTGCCGAATAATTATGAAGAAGAGATGAAAGAAAAAGGAGCCACGCTAAGCGTTGGTCAGAAGCAGTTAATATCGTTTGCCCGAGCGCTTGCTTATAATCCGCAAATTCTTATTTTGGATGAAGCGACTTCGAGTGTTGATACAGAAACCGAACAGTTGATTCAGAATGCAATTGAAAAACTTCTGATCGGTAGAACATCTATTGTAATTGCTCATCGTCTCTCAACAATTCAGAATGCGGATAAAATTCTTGTTATGCATAAGGGTGAATTAAAAGAAACCGGTACACATCAGGAATTGCTTGCTAAGAGAGGAATCTATTATCGTCTGTACGAACTGCAATATAAAGATCAGGAAATAACAAAAACTGCTTAG
- the fbp gene encoding class 1 fructose-bisphosphatase: MAKKRFMTLPRHILEGEKLHPEATGELSAILLQLSLAAKVISMEVNKAGLADILGFTGENNISGDEVKKLDIFAHETLLKAMDHGGHFCVMASEEDEDIIHLPPHQKIGKYVLLFDPLDGSSNIDANVSIGTIFSIYKRITPGDGPGTLEDCLQPGYKQEVAGYILYGSSTVFVYTAGHGVYGFTLDPAFGEFLLSHDDIKIPKHGRIYSINEGNYFSWQKGLKDYIKYLQANKFNGKPYQARYIGSMVADVHRTLLYGGIFMYPGDTRNAKGKLRLAYECNPMAFIVEAAGGRATDGRKRILEQVPESLHERIPIFIGSEEDVLLVEKFLREAGD, encoded by the coding sequence ATGGCAAAAAAGAGATTTATGACGCTTCCGCGTCACATTCTTGAAGGCGAAAAATTACACCCGGAGGCAACCGGAGAACTCTCTGCGATTCTGCTGCAGCTTAGTCTAGCTGCTAAAGTTATTTCTATGGAGGTTAATAAAGCCGGCCTTGCCGATATACTCGGCTTTACAGGTGAAAATAATATTTCCGGCGACGAGGTAAAAAAACTCGATATATTTGCTCACGAAACACTTCTTAAAGCAATGGATCACGGCGGACATTTCTGTGTTATGGCCTCCGAAGAAGATGAGGATATTATACATCTTCCCCCTCACCAGAAGATCGGCAAATACGTCCTTCTCTTCGATCCACTCGACGGATCTTCGAATATCGATGCCAATGTAAGCATCGGTACTATCTTTTCAATTTACAAAAGAATTACTCCAGGAGACGGGCCAGGTACACTCGAAGACTGCCTTCAGCCCGGTTATAAGCAGGAAGTTGCGGGTTATATCCTTTACGGATCCAGTACAGTATTCGTTTATACCGCCGGGCACGGTGTTTACGGATTTACACTTGATCCTGCATTCGGAGAATTTCTTCTTTCACACGATGATATAAAAATCCCAAAACATGGAAGAATCTACAGTATAAACGAAGGCAATTATTTTTCGTGGCAGAAAGGTTTGAAGGATTATATAAAATATTTACAGGCCAATAAATTCAACGGTAAACCTTACCAGGCACGTTACATAGGCTCAATGGTGGCGGACGTCCACAGAACATTATTGTACGGCGGAATTTTCATGTATCCGGGTGATACCAGAAATGCTAAAGGAAAACTCAGACTTGCTTACGAATGTAATCCTATGGCATTTATTGTAGAAGCAGCAGGGGGACGTGCAACCGACGGCAGGAAAAGGATATTGGAACAAGTACCTGAATCGCTTCATGAACGGATTCCGATCTTTATCGGAAGTGAAGAAGATGTACTTCTGGTTGAAAAATTTCTTAGGGAAGCAGGCGATTAA
- a CDS encoding glycosyltransferase family 9 protein: protein MNGKNPNRILIIRLSSLGDVLLSSPLIRALKNQFSGVKVDFLVRSEYADAVKFNPNINVVYAISRSDKTKFLMKILKENRYDFLLDLQNNIRTRLICRSINAKTYPFSKPTLQKYLLVKFKINRFRDIKPITHRYAESLPELKLDGKGLEFFVPLKVQSTLDSSKKYIGLCPGSKHFTKRWPPEYFVELGNSLSGLGYQILIFGGKDDKTICESISSGIGGSLNLSNDNNLFQTAADMKNCKLIICNDSGLMHTAAASGIPVVSIFGSSVKEFGFIPYGVPNLILENNSLSCRPCSHIGRSRCPEGHFKCMREITPGFVTENVTKFLSGL, encoded by the coding sequence TTGAATGGAAAAAACCCCAATCGAATTCTTATAATCCGCCTTAGCTCACTTGGCGATGTTCTGCTTTCCTCGCCTCTGATAAGGGCTCTGAAAAATCAGTTTAGCGGTGTAAAGGTCGACTTCCTTGTAAGATCGGAGTATGCTGATGCTGTAAAGTTCAATCCGAATATAAACGTCGTATACGCGATCTCAAGATCTGATAAAACCAAATTCTTAATGAAAATTCTCAAAGAAAACAGGTATGATTTTCTTCTTGATCTACAAAATAATATTAGAACACGTTTAATCTGCCGTTCAATTAATGCTAAGACTTATCCATTCAGTAAGCCTACTTTGCAAAAGTACCTGCTTGTTAAATTCAAGATCAACCGTTTCAGGGATATTAAACCGATTACCCACAGGTATGCCGAATCGCTTCCCGAATTGAAACTTGATGGTAAAGGTCTGGAGTTTTTTGTCCCTTTGAAAGTTCAGTCAACTTTGGATTCTTCAAAAAAATATATCGGGTTGTGTCCGGGCTCCAAACATTTCACAAAAAGATGGCCGCCCGAATATTTTGTTGAATTGGGAAACAGTTTATCCGGACTAGGATACCAGATTTTAATATTCGGCGGTAAAGATGATAAAACAATTTGCGAATCGATCTCTTCCGGTATCGGCGGCTCGCTGAATCTTTCTAATGATAACAACCTGTTTCAAACCGCAGCCGATATGAAGAACTGTAAATTAATTATATGCAACGATTCGGGTCTTATGCATACCGCAGCGGCTTCCGGAATTCCGGTAGTTTCTATTTTCGGATCCTCCGTTAAAGAGTTCGGATTTATTCCCTACGGAGTGCCAAATTTAATCTTAGAGAATAATTCGTTATCTTGCAGACCATGCAGTCATATTGGGAGAAGCAGATGTCCGGAAGGACATTTCAAATGTATGAGAGAAATTACTCCCGGATTTGTTACTGAAAATGTTACTAAATTTTTGTCCGGCCTATGA
- a CDS encoding glycosyltransferase N-terminal domain-containing protein, whose translation MKNTWYLLYNLIIIPIAKVVIFFISLFNQKVRTGIRDRRKLFENLIIDLTGIDRKKKMIWFHSASMGEFEQAKPIIEKIKSEKKFNIIITFFSPSGYRNSLKYPYADIISYIPIDTPILTERFLNLVRPHLAVFMRYDFWPNMVWQLDRKRIPYFIVDATMRSRSKRKLPLAIDFHRSLFSNISRVLTVSEDDAKNFREFGIPDSRIEVVGDTRFDRVYQKSLDAKEKKLFKEDFFKGKKIFVLGSTWESDEEIVLPALMKAMEYDPDLMPIIVPHEPTVQHLERIEHTFYKHFSTIRFSYLNNYKNERVIIVDSIGILLTLYTYAHAAYVGGSFKQGIHNVLEPAVYGIPVIFGPKIENSREANLLVSIGGAFVIRNKKEAYRIIRRLFTDQNFRSERGKICSYYVKENTGASDKILQKIYNQL comes from the coding sequence ATGAAAAACACCTGGTATTTGCTCTACAATCTTATAATTATTCCGATCGCAAAAGTGGTCATTTTTTTTATTTCGCTGTTCAATCAGAAAGTAAGGACAGGAATAAGAGACCGTAGAAAACTATTTGAGAATCTTATAATTGATCTAACCGGAATTGACCGTAAGAAAAAAATGATCTGGTTTCATTCGGCCTCGATGGGGGAATTTGAACAGGCAAAACCAATCATAGAAAAAATAAAAAGCGAGAAGAAGTTTAATATTATCATCACTTTCTTCTCTCCTTCCGGATACCGTAATTCTCTCAAATATCCGTATGCCGATATAATTTCATATATACCGATCGATACTCCAATACTGACCGAGAGATTTTTAAACCTTGTAAGGCCTCATCTGGCAGTATTCATGAGATACGATTTCTGGCCTAATATGGTCTGGCAGCTCGACCGGAAGAGGATTCCGTATTTTATTGTAGACGCAACAATGCGCAGCCGTTCAAAAAGAAAACTCCCGCTTGCAATTGATTTCCATAGATCACTTTTTTCAAATATTTCAAGAGTCCTCACGGTTTCCGAGGATGATGCTAAGAACTTCCGTGAATTCGGGATTCCAGATAGCCGTATTGAAGTTGTTGGCGATACACGCTTCGACCGGGTCTATCAAAAGAGTCTTGATGCTAAAGAGAAGAAATTGTTCAAAGAGGATTTCTTTAAAGGGAAAAAAATTTTTGTACTGGGAAGCACATGGGAAAGTGACGAAGAGATCGTTCTACCCGCACTTATGAAAGCAATGGAATATGATCCGGACTTAATGCCCATAATTGTACCGCACGAACCGACAGTTCAGCATCTGGAGCGGATCGAACATACTTTTTATAAACATTTCAGCACCATCAGATTTTCTTACCTTAACAATTACAAAAATGAGAGAGTAATAATTGTTGATTCAATCGGAATACTGCTTACTCTCTATACTTACGCCCACGCTGCTTATGTTGGCGGAAGTTTCAAACAGGGAATTCATAATGTGCTTGAACCGGCTGTATACGGTATTCCGGTCATATTCGGTCCTAAAATTGAAAACAGCAGGGAGGCCAATCTGCTTGTTTCTATCGGGGGAGCTTTCGTAATCCGTAATAAAAAAGAGGCATACCGGATTATAAGAAGACTATTTACCGATCAGAATTTCCGGAGTGAAAGAGGGAAAATCTGTTCCTACTATGTAAAAGAGAACACCGGTGCCTCAGACAAAATCCTTCAGAAAATATACAATCAATTGTAA